The nucleotide window TAAATTTGAATCTGCCAGCCACGGTCATGGCGCCGGAACGAAAAGGGCGTAAAGCGGCGCATACCCTGCGCTTTGCTCGAGCTGGGTGATGAGGACAGCTTCAAACTGGAGGAGGATGTATCTTTTACGGACATGAGTGTGCGAGCTAGAAGCGAGCCTTCAACGGAGGCAATCGGGATATTGGGCTGATTTTTTGGGGGCTGCACGTCGGGGATAAACCGGATGCCGAAAAAGTTTCAGTACAAGACTTGCATTCGGCTTATTTTTAGGCTTTCAGCTTGTTTGATTGGTCTGATTCAAGCTGCGGAAGTAGCTCCCATTCAGGGTCTAGCCATTTAAGTTCTTAATTGCTTTAGTTTAAATATTATACATGAAAAAAACAGTACAACACCTTGTTATTCTTGGAGGTATGGGATCTGCTGTGTTTGCAGCTCCATTTTTGGCGATTGGTGACAACGCCGAACTTTTTGCCACCGCAAACTCCAGCGTCGCCTATAACGACAACTTGCTTCTGGGCCGTGATGGCTCTGAGCTCACCGACACCGTTTTTGTAGTCACTCCTGGTTTTGATCTGAAGTACGGCAAGGATTCCGCCGTGAGTGGCGATGTGTTCGCTAACTCCACGCTCTCCAGCTATGCCGACAACGTTAAGCTCAATAACCAGTTGTTCGCAACCGGTGCCACCGCCGCCTACGCTTCCGAGCGTGCTAAACTGAACGCCAATCTTTCGTTTGCCGAACTGGACCAGCCCACAGCCGATAACGCAGCCGCTACCGCGACTCAGGGTACGCTGCTTGAGCACCACGACACTGCCGCCGGCATCAATGGCGAGCTGCGTTACTCCGAGAAGATCAGCTTCGGCTCTGGCGTCAGCTACGCGAGCAACGATTACAAATCGAGCACTTCAACTGAGCAGAAGAGCTACTCGGTTCCGGTTAATGTCTATTACGAACTGACCCCCAAGGTGGACGTCAGCACCGGTCTGACCTACACCCATACCGAATTGTCAGGCAACATCGGTGCCGGTAATCCCGATCTCTTCGACGCCTACTACTATAACGTCGGTACTCGCGGTACCTTCACCCCCAAGCTGTCCGGTTCGTTCAGCGTCGGTTACAATACCCGCAACGGTAACGTCGGTCAGGATGAGGATGGTTCGGTCGGTAGCAAAGCCTCATTGGCCTACGCCTACTCGGAAAAAACCCAACTCACCCTGGGTTTTAACCGTGACTTCGCTAATTCAACCTCGGGCGGTAACTCTTACGAGACGACCGACCTCACCCTCGGTGCCAGCAGCGCGATCACGGTGGACTGGCGCCTGAGCGCTGGACTGACTTACCGCACCATGGAGTTTACCGACAGAACTAACGACTATGTCGAGGGTAAGCTCGGTGCTACCTACACGATTAACGAGTATCTTAGCGCTGGCATCGACTACGTGAAGCGCGCGCAGACCTCGGATAATGCGGCTTTTGAGTTCGCTGGTAACGTGGTCTCATTGTCCCTGTCCGCTCGTTACTAAGGAGAGTAGCTTGACCATTTACAAAGACGGAGGAGGATCGAATGATCTTCTTCCGTCTTTTTTTTTAAGCCCGAGCCTATGTTGTCCAATATCAAAATCACCCTTCTTGCAGGGTTTTCCCTGCTGATAGTATTTCCTGCGCAGGCTGAAGAGCCAAAGCCTTCAGCTGTTCCCGCCGCAGCGCTACTCGATTACTTGCTGCAGCCGTCGGATCTCCTTGATGTTCAGATTTTTCAGGAGGAAAACCTGAAGCGTGCAGTGCGGGTTTCGCAGGAGTATTCCATCACGTTGCCGCTCATCGGTAAGGTCGACGTCAAGGGCAAGTCCCTGCGCCAAGCCGAGGATCTCATTCGCGAGCTCTACGCCCGTGATTATCTGGTCAACCCGCAGATCAACGTGGTGGTGATCGAATACGCGAAGCGCTCGGTCAACGTGATCGGCCAAGTCAATCAACCCGGAGCGGTCTTGTTTCCCCAGGAGCAGGGTCTGACTCTGTTGGACGCGGTGTCGCGTGCGGGCGGATTTAGCCGTCTGGCTAACCGTACTCAAGTGAAGCTCACGCGGACGAATGCGGACGGTAAGTCCGATACGTACGTCATCGATGCGGACGACCTGATCAAAGGACGTTCCAGCAACACCTGGCCACTACTCGTTAACGACATTGTTTTTGTACCGGAGCGCATTCTCTAAAGTTAAAGTTTTTTTCCATGGATTCACATTCTAAGCAATCGTCAGGGCAACCAGGTGGCGGTTCGGGCGAACAGGGTTATGGCGGCGGGTACGGGGGCTACGACGCAGTCGGCTACGGTGGCGAAAGTTCGATGCAGCGCGGTTTTCAGGACTATGCTCTGATTCTGCGTGAGCGCATGTGGTACATCATCGTGGTGTTCCTCGTCGTGTTTTCTTCGGCGCTGGTTTACACGTTCAGCCAGACCAAGATTTATCAGTCTTCGGCCAGCGTACAGATCTTCCGCAGCGACCCGACCGTGATGAAAAACGTCGAGGCCGTGGTGGATAACACGGTTCGTGGTACCGAGGATCTTAATACGGTGGTCGAGGTGCTCAGCAGCGGTGCCATCATCCAGAAGGTGGCTGAACGCATCACTGGTGAAGACATGCGCCAATTCATGGCCCCTTATGAAAAGGGCAAGGGCAGTGATCCGGTTACGCCTTTGGAGGTTTTGGGCGACAATCGTAAAATCGTTCCCAAGCGCCTCAGCTTACTCATCAATGTCGTCTATCGGCACCCCGATCGTCTCATTGCGGCAAAAGTGGCCAATCTGTTCGTAGACGAATTCATCGCCTACAACGCCCGCGTTCGCATCGATGAGTCGATGAAGGCGGTCGAAGAGCTTAAAATTCGTGCCGAGCAGCAGGAGCGCACGGTTAAGGATTTGGCTAACGAGCTTCAGTCCTATCTCGAGCGCAACAACATGGTCTCGCTCGACCAGCGCAAAGACATCGTGACCGAAAAGCTCAAGGCGCTGAATCTTTACGTGACGTCGACGGACGCCAAATTCAAGGACGCAGGCATCCGGTGGAAACAAGTGCAGGAGCGACAAGCCGAAGGCGGCGATCTGACGCAACTATCCTTTATTGCTGCGCAACCGCTTATCAGCCAACTGCTCAATGATGTTTCGTCGAAGAAGATAGTGGTCGCCCAGCTGCGGGATCGTTACCGCGAGAAACACCCCATAATGATGGAGGCAATGAACTCGCTGGCACAGGCCGAGCGCGAGTTGAGCAAGGCCATCATCAATGCGGCCGCGACCATCGAGTCGGACTACCAAAGCGCACGCCGCAATGATGAGCAGGCGAGGGGCTCTTTGGCCACAGCCAGCACGGAGACGATGGCGTTGGATCGTGCCGCCGTTGAATACTCCGAGCGTTCACGCAAACTTGTTATCAACGAGCAGCTTCTCCAAAACATTATCGTGCGTATGCGCGATACCACTATGATCTCCACCATGGAGACGCAGAATGCACGCGTCGTGGACAAGGCGGCTCCCTCACAGGAAAGTGATTACGTTTCACCCAAAATCCCACTTAATCTCGGGCTTGGTTTTGTCGGTGGTCTCGGTCTCGGTTTGGCCTTCGCTTTCTTTGTCTCGTTTATCGATGACCGCGTTAAGAGTTCGTTTGATATCGAGTCGGTTGTCGGCCTTCCGCTGATCGGCATCATTCCGCAGATCAAAAAAATGGAGCAGCCGGATAAGGCGCAGATCGTCATTAACAATGCCGACCGCCAAGTCTGTGAGGCGTTTCTCACCTTGCATTCAAGCCTGCGGCTCAAGGATGAGAGCAAGAATGCCCAGTGTATTCTGGTCACAAGTACCATTCCGGGTGAGGGCAAGTCGTTCACCACAACGAACTTGGCGCTTACTTTTGCCGCGCATGGCGAGCGGGTTGCGATCATTGATTGCGACTTGCGAAAGCCCAACGTTCACAAGTCCTTCCGCTTGGAGAATCGCAAGGGGGTCATCGATATTTGCGCGGGAACGGCGACGATCGATGATGTGGTGGTTCGTGGCGTTCACCCCAATCTCGATGTGATCACGACGGGTGGTCGTGCCAAGAACCCGACCCAGATCCTCAACGGTAAGAATTTCGAGTCGATGATCGCCGATCTGCGTAAACGCTATGACCGCATCTTCTTTGATACGCCTCCGCTGGCTGCGGTGAGCGATGCGTTGATCGTTCTACCCTTGGTCGATGGTTCCGTCTTTACGGTTTTCTTTAATAAAGTCCGTCGTAAGGCAGCTCAGTTTAGCGCCAAGAAGCTGACTGAGTCCAACGTGCCGGTATTTGGTGCGGTCCTTAACGGTCTTAATCTTGCCGTGTCAGGGTATTACTATGCCCAATATTACGACAAGTCGTACAAGGATTACTATGTGGTGATGTCCAAGGAGGACGCCACCCCTGAGCGGTAAAACGCGGGTTTAATTAACCCGTTGGCAGTAAAAAAAGAGGCGGATCGCAATGATCCGCCTTTTTTGTGTCAGGCGAGTGCGCGCTTGGCGGCGGCGCGGCTGAGACGGTCGTTGATGGCAAGCGCCAGCGCGCTGTTGCCGGGCGCAAGTTCAGCATGGATTTGTTTCCATCCACCTGAATCCAGAATGCGCAGCTGATGGAAAAGGTTGTGAGCCGCCGTAATGAGCTCATCTCCATGATTCGCCAACCAGAAGACATTCGGGGCCGTTTGGCTGAGCTTGGGCTGATTGACAAATAGCACGGCCTCGTTGTTGGCCAGTTTACGCAGAAAGCCGGGTGCGAGTTTCTCGACCAATGTCAGCGGCGTACGGGGGCTATAGTGTCTCTCGAGCATCCCTGGTGCGGGGGCTGCGGTGTGGGCGGGCGTTTTCCTCGCATAGGCTGCGACTTTATGAACGAGCACCATTTCCAGTGCCTCTCTTGAAATGGATCCGGGCCGAAGGATGGCCGGTTTGCTGGGGTTACGAAGATCAATGATGGTGGATTCGACGCCGATTTCGGCTGGGCCGCCATCCAGGATGTACCTGATACTCTGGCCAAGCCCATCTCTTACATGGGCAGCCGTGGTGGGGCTGATGTAGCCAAAGGGGTTGGCGCTTGGTGCCGCTAGGGGGCAACCGCTGCGTTCGATGAGCTCGCGAAAAAGCGGGTGTGCGGGCATGCGTATCGCGACGCTATCTAATCCGGAGGTCACGATCGACGGAACTCCGGGCTGTTTGGGGAGCACCAGCGTGAGCGGGCCGGGCCAGAACGCTTTGGCAAGCAAGCGAGCGGCGTCGTTAATCGAGGCGACTTCACCAGCTTGGTCGAGCGAGTTAACGTGGACAATAAGAGGGTCGTTAGC belongs to Opitutus sp. and includes:
- a CDS encoding polysaccharide export protein — its product is MLSNIKITLLAGFSLLIVFPAQAEEPKPSAVPAAALLDYLLQPSDLLDVQIFQEENLKRAVRVSQEYSITLPLIGKVDVKGKSLRQAEDLIRELYARDYLVNPQINVVVIEYAKRSVNVIGQVNQPGAVLFPQEQGLTLLDAVSRAGGFSRLANRTQVKLTRTNADGKSDTYVIDADDLIKGRSSNTWPLLVNDIVFVPERIL
- a CDS encoding outer membrane beta-barrel protein gives rise to the protein MKKTVQHLVILGGMGSAVFAAPFLAIGDNAELFATANSSVAYNDNLLLGRDGSELTDTVFVVTPGFDLKYGKDSAVSGDVFANSTLSSYADNVKLNNQLFATGATAAYASERAKLNANLSFAELDQPTADNAAATATQGTLLEHHDTAAGINGELRYSEKISFGSGVSYASNDYKSSTSTEQKSYSVPVNVYYELTPKVDVSTGLTYTHTELSGNIGAGNPDLFDAYYYNVGTRGTFTPKLSGSFSVGYNTRNGNVGQDEDGSVGSKASLAYAYSEKTQLTLGFNRDFANSTSGGNSYETTDLTLGASSAITVDWRLSAGLTYRTMEFTDRTNDYVEGKLGATYTINEYLSAGIDYVKRAQTSDNAAFEFAGNVVSLSLSARY
- a CDS encoding polysaccharide biosynthesis tyrosine autokinase yields the protein MDSHSKQSSGQPGGGSGEQGYGGGYGGYDAVGYGGESSMQRGFQDYALILRERMWYIIVVFLVVFSSALVYTFSQTKIYQSSASVQIFRSDPTVMKNVEAVVDNTVRGTEDLNTVVEVLSSGAIIQKVAERITGEDMRQFMAPYEKGKGSDPVTPLEVLGDNRKIVPKRLSLLINVVYRHPDRLIAAKVANLFVDEFIAYNARVRIDESMKAVEELKIRAEQQERTVKDLANELQSYLERNNMVSLDQRKDIVTEKLKALNLYVTSTDAKFKDAGIRWKQVQERQAEGGDLTQLSFIAAQPLISQLLNDVSSKKIVVAQLRDRYREKHPIMMEAMNSLAQAERELSKAIINAAATIESDYQSARRNDEQARGSLATASTETMALDRAAVEYSERSRKLVINEQLLQNIIVRMRDTTMISTMETQNARVVDKAAPSQESDYVSPKIPLNLGLGFVGGLGLGLAFAFFVSFIDDRVKSSFDIESVVGLPLIGIIPQIKKMEQPDKAQIVINNADRQVCEAFLTLHSSLRLKDESKNAQCILVTSTIPGEGKSFTTTNLALTFAAHGERVAIIDCDLRKPNVHKSFRLENRKGVIDICAGTATIDDVVVRGVHPNLDVITTGGRAKNPTQILNGKNFESMIADLRKRYDRIFFDTPPLAAVSDALIVLPLVDGSVFTVFFNKVRRKAAQFSAKKLTESNVPVFGAVLNGLNLAVSGYYYAQYYDKSYKDYYVVMSKEDATPER
- a CDS encoding threonylcarbamoyl-AMP synthase — translated: MRTSPAARIYRPTPRNLALLANVLAGGGIVAAPTETVYGLAADARNAKACRAVFRAKGRPANDPLIVHVNSLDQAGEVASINDAARLLAKAFWPGPLTLVLPKQPGVPSIVTSGLDSVAIRMPAHPLFRELIERSGCPLAAPSANPFGYISPTTAAHVRDGLGQSIRYILDGGPAEIGVESTIIDLRNPSKPAILRPGSISREALEMVLVHKVAAYARKTPAHTAAPAPGMLERHYSPRTPLTLVEKLAPGFLRKLANNEAVLFVNQPKLSQTAPNVFWLANHGDELITAAHNLFHQLRILDSGGWKQIHAELAPGNSALALAINDRLSRAAAKRALA